DNA from Mycolicibacterium alvei:
ACCAGATGCGGGCCATCTTCACCGAGCGCTTCGCCACCAAGACCCGCGACGAGTGGACCGAGATCTTCGCCGGCACCGATGCATGTGTGACACCGGTGCTCACCTGGGGCGAGGCTGCCGAAGGCGAGCACCTGCTGGCCCGCTCGACCCTGGTCACCGTCGACGGTGTCGCACAGGCCGCCCCGGCCCCGCGGTTCTCCCGGACGCCGCCGAGTTCACCCGGTCAGCCGCCACAGTCGAGCACCGACATCGACGACATCGGCTGGACCTGACCGGCGCGCAGGGACTTTGTGCCCTGGCAATCGGGCTCTGAAGCGGCCACGATGGGGGTGTGACTTCCTCGGACGCACCAGTAGTAGTCGGAATCGACGGCAGTGACGGCGCGCTCGGCGCGGCTCGCTGGGCAGGCGCGGTCGCCGCGCGGTTCGGCGCGCCGCTGCGCATCGTGCACGCCCTACCGTCCATCGGCCGCAACCTGACTCAGACCGCGGCCGCCCTGACCGCGGCGATGATGTCGTATCAGCGCGACATGGCCCAGGCGTTCCTCAAGGCCGCGGAGGAGGCCGTACGCGCCGATCACCCCGAGCTGTCGGTATCCACGGACTCATTCAACGAACCCGCCGACCAGGTGCTGATCGAGGCCAGCCGGCAGGCGCGGCTCGTCGTCCTCGGCGGTAAGACGGTCACACCGGCCGCGGCGCTGCTGCTTGGGTCGACGGCGCTGTCCGTGGCCACTCGGGCCGCGTGCCCGGTGGTCGCCTTCCGCGGGGACCGGGTCGACCCCGGGGACGGCCCGGTCATCGTCGGGGTCGACGACAGCCCCGCCGCGCAGACCGCGCTGGAGACGGCCTTCGAATTCGCCGATCGGTTCGGCCAGTCGGTCAACGCCGTGCGGTCGCTGTCGTTGACCGCACCCGCCGAGACCGGTGTCACCATCCCACTGCTGATCGACTGGGACGGGGTGGAGTCCGCCGAACTGATGGCGCTGACCGAGACCGTCGACGTCCACAACAAGAACCACCCGGGCGTCGACGCCAAATGTTTCATCGAGCCCGACTCGCCCGGCAAGGCGGTGCTGAAGCACGTCGATGATTCCGGACTCGTGGTGGTCGGGTCTCGCGGCCGCAATGCGCTGGCCGGAGTATTGCTCGGCTCGACCAGCCTGAACCTGCTGCACCACAGTCCGGTACCGGTGATGATCTGTCGGGCACAAGGAGATTCGGATGCCTGAACACAACCTTCGGCACGGCATCGTCGTCGGGGTTGACGGGTCGCCGGCATCGGACAACGCAGTGTCGTGGGCTGCCAAAGCCGCGGTGTCGCGGAGCGTCGAGCTCACGTTGGTGTATGCATCGCCGGGCGCCGCGTCCCCGGTCTGGTTGGATGTGGCTCTGCCTCAGGAATATTGGGACTATCAGGACCAGCAGGGTCAGGAGGTCCTCGATGCCGCCCGCCGGGTCGCCGCGGACGCAGCCGGGACGCACCCGCTGAACATCGTTGCGAAAGCTGTTCCGGGGCATGCGGTTGCGACGCTCATCGAGTACTCACGCCAGGCTGAGCTGGTGGTCGTGGGTTCCCGTGGCCTGGGCAAATGGGGACGACGACTGCTCGGATCGGTGAGCTCGAGTCTGGCGCACCACGCCCACGGTCCGGTGGCGGTGATCCCCCACGACGAACGCCCGTCGACGGCGCCCGTCGTGGTCGGGGTCGACGGGTCACCTGCGTCTGAGCTCGCCACCGCGATCGCATTCGACGAGGCGTCGCGGCGCGGTGTGGAGCTCGTGGTCCTCCACACCTGGACGGACCTGAACTTCGAGTTCCCCTCCGTCAGGTGGGAGGATCTGAGCTCCGAGGCCGAGCGTGCACTGGCTGAACAGCTGGCCGGGTGGGGCGAGCGGTATCCCGACGTCGCCGTTCGGCGGGTGGTCATGCCCGATCAGCCGGCCCGGCAATTGCTGGCTCAGGCCGAAACCGCCCAGCTCGTGGTGGTCGGCAACCGGGGCCGGGGTGGATTCGCCGGGATGTTGCTCGGCTCGGTCAGCTCCGCGGTGGTGCATTCATCCACTGCACCGGTGATCGTTGCGCGGCAATCCAACTGATTGTCGCTGGACCTCAATACGAAGAACCGCACATGGGACGGCGCGCGTCGCTAGATTTGAGGGCGTGGCCGTGCAGGCATCACGCGAGGCGGTGTTCGACTCCTCGCCGGAGGCGATCATGGAGGTGCTCGCCGACGTCGACGCGCTGCCGTCCTGGTCTGCGATGCACCGTCGCGTCAAGGTCATAGACCGCTATCCGGACGGCAAGCCCCACCACGTCAAGACCACCCTGCGGGTATTGGGCATCACCGACAAAGAGCTCCTCGAGTTCCACTGGGGCGACCACTGGATGGTGTGGGATGCCGAACCCAACCGGCAGCAATGTGGCCAGCATGTCGAATACAACCTGACGCCCGAGGTGGATCGGACGCGGGTGCGGTTCGACGTCATCGTCGACCTCGCGGTGCCGGTGCCGGAGTTCCTCATCAAGCGGGCAAAGACACTCGTTCTCGACGTCGCCATCGAGCGGCTGCGTCAGCGCGTCATGAGGAATTCACGGCACCGATTGATCTAGTCAGCGTCTGCGGAGCACGTCCAGCCGTCGGATGGCCTCTTCCATGGTGTCGTTTCGTTTGCAGAATGCGAAGCGCACCAGGTGATTCCACAGATCGGCATGCGGCGCCTCGGCATCGCAGAACGCCGACATCGGGATTGCCGCCACCCCCGCGGTGTGCGGCAGTTCGGCACAGAACTGCGTGCTGTCCGAATAGCCCAGTGGCCGCGGGTCGGCGCACAGAAAGTACGTGCCGCGGCTGTCGTGCACCTCGAACCCGATATCGGCCAGTGCGTTGCCCAGTCGATCCCGCTTGGTCTGGAACGACTCCCGCAGGTCGGCCACCCAGCCGTCCTCGTGATTGAGCGCGTGGGCCACCGCGGGCTGGAACGGTCCGCCGCCCACATAGCTCAGGTACTGCTTGGCGGCGCGCACCCCGGCGATCAATTCCGTTGGCCCGCAGGCCCAGCCGATCTTCCAGCCGGTGACGTTGAACATCTTGGCGGCGCTGGAGATGGTCACCGTGCGCTCGGCCATACCGGGGTAGCCGGCCAGCGGCAGGTGTTCGACGCCGAACACCAACTGCTCGTAGACCTCGTCGGTGATCACCAGCAGGTCGTGCTCGATGGCCAGTGCAGCGATGGCGCGTAGCTCGGCGTCGGAGGCCACGGCGCCGGTGGGGTTGTGCGGGGAGTTGAGGATCAGCGCACGGGTCTTGGGCGTGACGGCGCGGCGGAGTCCTTCGACGTCGATCGCGAACCCGGTCCCGTCGGCAACCAGCGGGACCGCGCTGCGTACACACCCGGCCATCGCGATCACCGGGGAGTAGGAGTCGTAGAACGGCTCTATCACCAGCACCTCCGAGCCCGGTTCCACCAGGCCGAGAACCGACGCGGCGATGGCCTCGGTGGCGCCGACTGTCACCAGGACCTCGGTGTCGGGGTCGTAATCGATGCCGTAGTGGCGTTTGCGCTGTGCGGCGATGGCATGGCGCAACTCGGGGATGCCGAGGCCGGGCGGGTACTGGTTGTGGCCTTCGGAGATCGCATGCTGCGCCACCTTGAGCATCTCGGCCGGGCCGTCCTCGTCCGGGAAACCCTGGCCCAGGTTGACCGCGCCCAGTCGGCCGGCCAGCGCAGACATCTCCGCGAAGATCGTGACGGCGAAGGGCTGCAGTCTCTGCACGGTCATGCCGTCGACAGTAGGTGCTCGGAGACACCCAGCGTGCGCACAGATCGTGGAAATCGACGAATCCGAGATCTGGATGCACGCTCGGCGGGAATGATTGCCGCGCTCACGACGCTTTAGAGCGGCGTGACCTACAAACTGAACGCCGACGCCGCACTGCTTCAGCCGATCCAGGTCGGCGACACCGCCGCCGCGAACCGTCTGTTCATGGCGCCGCTGACACGTTCGCGCGCCGATGCCGACGGCACCCCCTCGCCGTTGGCCGCGCAGTACTACTCGCAGCGTGCGGGTGCGGGCGTGATCATCAGCGAGGCCACCGCTGTCGCCGAGACCGCCAACGGCGCCTACCTGAACACCCCGGGCATCTACACCGACCGCCATCAGCAGGGCTGGGCCGAGATCGCCGATTCGGTGCATGCCGCCGGCGGCAAGATGTTCGTCCAGTTGTGGCACGTCGGCCGGATGGCGCACCCCGAGATCAGCGGGTTCGAGGCCGTCGCGCCATCGGCGATCGCGGCCGATGTGGTCACCCACACACCCACCGGCAAGAAGGCGCTGCAGACGCCGCGAGCACTGGATACCGCCGAGATCCCGGCGATCGTCGAACAGTTCCGCACCGCCGCGCGCCGGGCGATCGACGCCGGCATGGACGGCGTGGAGATCCACGGCGCCAACGGCTACCTGCTGCACCAGTTCGCCTCCGATGTGGTCAATCAGCGCACCGATGCCTATGGCGGTTCGCCGGAGAACCGGGCCAGGTTGACCGCCGAGGTGGTCGAGGCCGTCGTCGACGAGATCGGCGCGGGTCGGGTCGGGCTGCGTATCTCGCCCGGCAACACCGCCGGGGACATGCACGAGAACGACACGGTCGGCGCCTATGAGGCATTGCTGGCGCGAATCGCCCCGCTGGGTCTGGCCTACCTGCACGTGCTCATCGACCCGGCCACCCGGACCTTCGGCGTCATCCGCGCCTTGTGGTCGGGGACGTTCGTCCTCAATACCGGTCGCGCCTCCGGCACCGACTTCTCGGCACTGGAGGGTTATGCGGAGTGGGGCGCGATCAGCGCGGCAGCGGTGGGGCGGGCGTACCTGGCGAACCCGGACCTGATCGACCGGCTGATCCTGGGTGCCGAACTCAACGAACCCGACGTGTCGACTTTCTACGCTCCCGGGCCGAGCGGGTACACCGACTACCCGTCGCTGATCGAGATCGAGGAGCCCCGCTCGGCCTGACGTCGGGTGATTTCGCGCCTGGTGTGACACGGTTGGCGCCGTCGTCGCACCGATTTCTACCTGCGGGTCGCTGGTCTTCGCCGGGCGCTGCCCTGGGGTGGAAAGCGGCGTGCGGGTGGGATGTTCGTTTGCGCCATTTCCGACGCCGGGGTCGTTGCGCTGCGTGGTGTGCAGCCCTGGGGTGGAAAGCGGCGTGCGGGCGGGATCGTCCCGCAAAGGAGATGCTGAGCACAGGCCCAACCAACGGGTTGGGCGAGGCTGCTACGCTGCCGTTCAGAGGACTGTCCACATTCGCTGGGCGGTTCCACAACCCAACCTGAACCTGGACGCCGATACGGCAGGGGAGCAGACATGTCCGAAGAAGCTTTCATCTACGAGGCGATCCGTACGCCGCGTGGCAAGCAGCGCGGTGGCGCACTCAATGAGATCAAGCCGGTCAATCTGGTGGTCGGTCTGATCGAGGAGATTCGTAGCCGGTATCCCGACCTGGATGAGACGCTGATCAGCGACGTCATCCTGGGTGTGGTGTCCCCGGTGGGTGATCAGGGTGGTGACATCGCCCGCACCGCCGGGTTGGTGGCCAAGCTGCCCGAGACCACCGGTGGTTTCCAGCTCAACCGTTTCTGCGCGTCGGGCCTGGAGGCGGTCAACCTGGCCGCCCAGAAGGTGCGTTCGGGCTGGGACGATCTGGTGCTGGCCGGTGGTGTCGAGTCGATGAGTCGCGTCCCTATGGGTTCGGACGGCGGCGCCTGGGCCTCTGACCCGGAGACCAACTACCGCATCGGCTTCGTCCCGCAGGGCATCGGCGCGGACCTGATCGCCACCATCGAGGGCTTCTCCCGCGACGATGTCGACGCCTACGCGGCGCGGTCGCAGGAGAAGGCCGCCGCGGCCTGGTCCGGTGGCTACTTCGCCAAGTCGGTCATTCCGGTCAAGGACCAGAACGGTCTGGTCGTGCTGGACCATGACGAGCACATGCGTCCGGGCACCACTGCGGCGGATCTGGGCAAGCTCAAGTCGGCGTTCGAGGGCCTGGGTGCCATGGGTGGCTTCGATGACGTGGCGCTGCAGAAGTACCACTTCGTCGAGAAGATCAACCACGTCCACACCGGCGGCAACAGCTCGGGCATCGTCGACGGCGCCGGCCTGCTGCTGATCGGCAGCGAAAGTGCAGGGGCATCCCAGAACCTGACCCCGCGCGCCCGCATCGTGGCCACCGCCACCAGCGGTGCCGACCCGGTCATCATGCTCACCGGTCCCACTCCGGCCACCAAGAAGGTGCTCGACCGGGCCGGCCTGACCGTCGATGACATCGACCTGTTCGAGCTGAACGAGGCGTTCGCCTCGGTGGTGCTGAAGTTCCAGAAGGACCTCAACATCCCCGACGAGAAGCTCAACGTCAACGGTGGCGCCATCGCGATGGGTCACCCGCTGGGCGCCACCGGCGCCATGATCACCGGAACCATGGTCGACGAGCTCGAGCGTCGTGGCGCTCGGCGTGCCCTGATCACGCTGTGCATCGGCGGCGGCATGGGCGTGGCCACCATCATCGAGCGCGTCTAGGAGTAATGACAATGGCTGAGAACACTATTCAGTGGGACAAGGATGCCGACGGCATCGTCACCCTGACGTTGGACGACCCGACCGGTTCGGCCAACGTGATGAACGAGCACTACAAGCAGTCCATGCATGATGCTGTGGAAAAGCTTGTTGCGGAGCAGGATTCGATCACCGGTGTGGTCATCACCAGCGCGAAGAAGACCTTCTTCGCCGGTGGCGACCTCAAGGGCATGATGAACATCGGCCCCGACGACGCCGCCGAGGCGTTCGAGATGGTCGAAACCATCAAGGCCGACCTGCGCAAGCTGGAGACCCTGCCCAAGCCCGTCGTCGCCGCCATCAACGGCGCGGCGCTGGGCGGTGGCCTGGAGATCGCGCTGACCTGTAACCACCGCATCGCCGCCGATGTGAAGGGCAGCCAGATCGGTCTGCCCGAGGTCACCCTGGGCCTGCTGCCCGGCGGTGGCGGCGTCGCCCGCACCGTGCGGATGTTCGGTATCCAGAAGGCCTTCATGGAGATCCTGAGCCAGGGCACCCGGTTCAGCCCGGCCAAGGCCGCTGAAATCGGGCTTGTGGACCGGGTCGTACCGAACGTGGACGAGTTACTCCCGGCAGCCAAGGCCTGGATCAAGGCCAACCCCGAGGCCCACACCCAGCCGTGGGATGTCAAGGGCTACAAGATGCCCGGCGGCACCCCGTCCTCCCCGGCTCTGGCGGCGATCCTGCCGTCGTTCCCGGCGCTGCTGCGCAAGCAGCTCAAGGGCGCCCCGATGCCCGCCCCGCGGGCCATCCTGGACGCCGCTGTCGAGGGTGCGCAGGTCGACTTCGACACCGCCAGCCGCATCGAGAGCCGTTACTTCGTCTCGCTGGTCACCGGCCAGACCGCCAAGAACATGATTCAGGCGTTCTTCCTGGACCTGCAGGCCATCAACGGCGGCGCATCGCGTCCGGAGGGCATCGCCAAGCAGGAGATCAAGAAGATCGGTGTGCTGGGCGCGGGCATGATGGGCGCCGGTATCGCCTACGTGTCGGCCAAGGCTGGCTACGACGTCGTGCTCAAGGACGTCACGCAGGAAGCCGCTGACAAGGGCAAGGCGTACTCGGAGGGCCTGGAGGCCAAGGCACTCAAGCGTGGCAAGACCACCGAAGAGAAGTCGAAGGCGCTGCTCGCCAAGATCACCCCGACCGCCGATCCGCAGGATCTCAAGGGCGTCGACTTCGTGATCGAGGCCGTGTTCGAGAACCAGGAACTCAAGCACAAGGTGTTCCAGGAGATCGAGGACATCGTCGAGCCCAACGCGCTGCTCGGCTCGAACACCTCCACGCTGCCGATCACCGGTCTGGCGACCGGCGTGAAGCGCCAGGAGGACTTCATCGGCATCCACTTCTTCTCACCGGTCGACAAGATGCCGCTGGTGGAGATCATCAAGGGCGAGAAGACCTCTGACGAGGCGCTGGCCCGGGTGTTCGATTACACGCTGGCGATCCGCAAGACCCCGATCGTGGTCAACGACAGCCGCGGCTTCTTCACCAGCCGCGTGATCGGCACCTTCGTCAACGAGGCGCTGGCCATGCTGGGCGAGGGCGTCGCGCCCGCCTCCATCGAGCAGGCAGGTTCGCAGGCCGGTTACCCGGCGGCGCCGCTGCAGCTGAGTGATGAGCTCAACCTGGAGCTCATGCACAAGATCGCTGTCGCCACCAAGGAAGGTGTCGAGGCTGCCGGTGGCACCCACGTGCCGCACCCGGCCGAGGCCGTGGTGGAGAAGATGATCGAGCTCGGTCGCCCGTCGCGGCTGAAGGGTGCCGGCTTCTACGAGTACGTCGACGGCAAGCGGACGCAGCTGTGGCCGGGTCTGAAGGAGGCCTTCAACTCCGGAAGCGCCTCGATCCCGCTGCAGGACATGATCGACCGCATGCTGTTCGCCGAGGCACTGGAGACCCAGAAGTGCATCGACGAAGGCGTGCTCACCTCGACCGCTGACGCGAACATCGGCTCGATCATGGGTATTGGCTTCCCGCCCTACACCGGTGGTTCGGCGCAGTTCATCGTCGGCTACCAGGGTGAGCTCGGTGTCGGCAAGGCGGCGTTCGTCGCCCGCGCCAAGGAACTGGCCGCCCGCTACGGCGACCGCTTCCTGCCCCCGGCCTCGCTGGAGAGCTAAGCCAGAACGTCAGAAGCCCCCGGCGCAAGTCGGGGGCTTTTGCGTGCGCGGGCGTCGAGATTGCGCCCAGGGCTGTCGATTTCGCGATTTCACGACCCTGTGTGCAATCTCGATCTGGGTTCGAGTAGATCCGGGTGGGAGAGATCAGCACCGCGGTGCGGCGCTCCTCGCGCATGACGCGGTCGTAGGTGTCCCAGTCGTCGCCCGACGACGGGTACGCAGCGAAATGCGTTGCCAGGCCTTCGCTATATGACTGACCGAAGCGCGTAACCCTTTATGTGGTGCGCCGGAACAGATAGAACCGCGCCGCGTTCTTGCCGTTCTGGTTCATCGCGGGCTCATCCCCGCTGGACAGCAGTATCCAGCCCGCACTGAAGCGTCGTTGCACTTCTTCGAACCCGATGCCGGGTACACCCATCGATCCACCCGGGATGAACGCCACGATCAGCAGTTGTGCATCGGGGGCGGCCACTGCGCTGACCTCCCGGACGTAGGCGTCACGGTCGTCGGCGTCCATGCCGTGCAGGCAGCCACTGTCGACGATGAGATCGAATCCGGCCCCGACACCCGACCAGCTCAGTTGTGTCACATCGGCTTTGGTGAAGACAGCGGGCAGTCCGGCGGCCTTGGCGCGGGCTATCTTCAGCGGTTTGGCCACGTAGTCCACGCCGGTGACCCGCCACCCGTGTCTGGCCAGGTACACCGCGTTGTCCCCGGTGCCGCAGCCCACGTCGAGCGCGGTTCCCGGGGGCAACGCGGTGCCCTCGACAAGTGTCATCAGGCTGTGCGCCAATGGGTGGCCATCCCAGGGGGTGAACCCCAGCCGGTACAGCCACCGGAACAAGCGTTGGCGCGAGCTCACAGAGTTAGAGCGCTCCCAGATCGGAGGACAGCCAGTGCTCGGGCTTGAAGAACACCGCAACGCTCTCACCCTGCTCGCGGCGGGCGAATTCGAGGTATGGCTCCACCTTCTCAGGAGCCAGGTAGCGCTTGGTCATCTCGACGAGTTGCTCATCGGTGCCCGGTTCGATGCGGTCGACTGCGCCGTCGACTGCCACGTAGCGCACCGTCGGCTCGAGCCGCTCGACCATCAACGACAGATGTCCGGCTGCCTCGATCAACCGGTGCTTACGGGACCCGGTACCGGTCAGCAGCCAGGGTTGCCCGCCAGGGGTGTACTGGTACCAGATCGGGACGGTCAGCGGACCGCGTTTGTCTCCTGCGTAGACCGACAATGCGGCGATGTGCGGTTCGGCCAGAAATTGCTCGCGTTCTTCCTTGGAGAGGGGCATATCCGAGGCTAACCCCGTACCGCAACATGGGTCGGCGCCGTAGAGTCGGGGGCCATGCGCTTCGGACTTTTCATCCCGCAGGGTTGGCGCCTTGATCTCGTCGACATTCCCACCGAAAACCACTGGCCGGTGATGCGCGACCTGGCTGCCTACGCCGACGCAGGCAGCTGGGACTCGTTGTGGGTGTACGACCATTTCCACACCGTTCCGGTGCCGACCGACGAGGCCACCCATGAGGCCTGGTCGCTGATGGCGGCGCACGCGGCGACGACGTCGCGGATCAAACTCGGCCAGATGTGTACCGCGATGAGCTACCGCAATCCGGTCTACCTGGCCAAGATTGCCGCGACCACCGACATCATCTCGGGTGGTCGGGTGCAGATGGGTATCGGCGGCGGCTGGTACGAGCACGAGTGGCGCGCCTACGGATACGGATTCCCGTCGGCCGGGGTGCGGCTGGGCCGGCTCGACGAGGGCGTGCAGATCATGCGCGACGCCTGGCGCGTCGGCCGGGTCAGCTTCGACGGCAAGCACTACCAGGTCGACGGCGCCATCGTTGCTCCGAAGCCACTGCAGGACAACGGTATTCCGATGTGGATCGCCGGCGGCGGGGAGAAGGTGACACTGCGGATCGCGGCCAAGTATGCGCAGTACACGAACTTCACGTCTGAGCCGGACGGCTTCGCGCACAAGTCGGAGGTGCTGGCCGGGCATTGCCGCGACGTCGGTACCGACTACGACACCATCGTGCGTTCGGCCAACTTCAACGCCGTCATCGGGGAGTCCGAGGCCGATGTGGCCGCCCGTGTCGCGCGGTTGCGGGCCCGGCAGGTGCCGGTGGCCGGCGAGGCTGCCGTCGACGCCATGCTCGCCAACGCCACCGCACCCGAATCGGCAAGCGGTACAACCGAACAAGTGATCGAGAAGCTGCAGCGGATGCGCGACCTCGGGTGTGAGTACGCGATTCTGTACTTCCCGGAGGCCGCCTACGACCGGTCCGGGATCGAACTGTTCGAGCAGAAGGTCATCCCGGCGTTGAGTTGACCGGGTCGGAAACGCGATGCTGGCGATCTGCGTCGTGTAGCTGCACGCAGCAGTGTCCGGGACGTGGATTGAGTTCTGCCTGTGCGGTGCTTGACGAACTGGCGGCGATCGCGCCCCGGATCAGTTCCAGGTTCAACCCACACACCACGTCGAGGTGATCACGGGCCACCGCGTGAAACGGGCAGTTCCGCAGCGAGATTCCCCCGTCCGGGTCGGTGCGGGGTAGGTATCCGCAGCCACGCAGGGCATCGATCAAATCGCCGCCTGCGTCGTGAGCCGCGCGCATGCCAGCATCGCGCGCGGCCTGCTCGACCGTCGCTCTTACCGCACCGCCGGTGTCCTGCTCGATGGAGGTCACGAGTATTCCGGCCAGCAACTGATAGTCGCGAGGCGGCACGCTGATGGCCAGCTCGCGTTCGGCCAGGCTGTAGAGCTTGGCGGGCCGTCCGGCGCCGGGGCCCGATCGCCCGTCGGGTCGCTGGTAGGTGACCGCAAGGAGTTCGGCATCGGCGAGCTTGTCCAGGTGGTAGGCCGCCAGGGTGCGTCCGATCCCGGTTGCTGCCGCGGCGTCCTCGCGGGACACCGGCTCGTCGCTGTCGGCGACGAGTTGATAGAGCCGGCGGCGTAGCGGGTCATCGAGCGTGCTCAGCGCTGACATGGTCGCCGGGTGGGCAGACCGGGAGAACATTGCTCCATTCTAACACCAAAAACTCTTGACAAAGTCGGGGAGCGGGGTCGAGTCTAAAAGTGTCACAGTTTATTTTTAGAAGGGAAGGGTCATGAGCACCTCAAATGTTGGTATCGGCCAACCTGCTGGTTGGGCGGCCGCGGTCGAACGCGCCCGCACCGACCCGGCGTACGGGGCCTACGCGTTGCTGCGGATCGGCTTTACCGTGTTGCCCATCGTGTTCGGGATCGACAAGTTCACCGACCTGCTGACCAACTGGGACAGCTATCTGGCGCCGTGGATCGCGGATCTCAGCCCGTTCGGCGCGCACTCGACCATGCTCGTGGTGGGAGTGATCGAGATCGTGGCCGGCGTGGCAGTGGCCGTCAAGCCGAGGTATGCGGCCTACGTCGTGGCCGCGTGGCTGGCCGGCATCATCCTCAACCTGGTGAGTTACCCGGGCTTCTACGATGTCGCGCTGCGCGATTTCGGGCTGCTGCTGGCGGCGCTGACCCTCGCCCGGTTGGCCTGGGTCTATGACCCGGCCTGGCATCGTGCCGGCACGCATTGATGGCGTCCGCGCGAAACGGTCGTCAAATGTACATCGCATGACTGGTAGATGACCGGAGACGATATGCCGGCTGAAACGTGCGGTGGATTGGAGCAGTAATGTGCTCCATGATCCCTACGTGACGCTGATATCACGGGAATTCGGGAGCGGAACCGTATCCGCCCCAACCGTCGGGGCCGGCGTGGCCGCGGTGTTCAACCGCCGGCCGCGCACGGCCCCCCTCGCGGCCGCCCCGGTGGACTGTTCCAGGCCCGTGCACAGCGCTGACATCGCTCAATCGCGCCTGTTCGAGGAAATTCTGCTCGGGGAAATCGATGACCTGCGAGACCATCTCGCCGCCACGGAACTCCGGTGGCGGAAGCTTCGGGAACGCAGCCGAGTGGCCGACGCGCCGATACCGGAGGCACTTGTCCGGTTGCACGGGCGCATCGCCGAGGCCGAACGATTGCTCGTCCAACTGCGGTGCCGCTTCGGCTACGGCGAAGATCCACTCCGGGTGATTTGAATGTCGCCGGCGAAGCCGCCGCCGGGGTCGGGCCGAGGCGTTACCGGGCCGGCCAGGTGGTGCGAGGTGCAGGGCCCCCGGGCGGTTGTGGCTTCAGGTTCGCACCGGGCTGCGTGCCGTTCTGTGCGGCGGCCAGGCACATCCCGAGCCGGCCGGGAATGCAGGGTGCGGTTCCGCCCGTTCCGCGCGGCGTGCCCACGGTGTTCCGGTCGGCCGTCGACCAGCACATCCCGGTGCGGGGATCAAGCTGTTGGTTGGGGGCACATGCCGCGTACGCCGGCGGAGCGGTGATGACCGGGCCTGACAGGAACAGCACGAAGCCGAGCAGCGCCAACAGCAGCGTGGAAGCTTTGATTCGGGTCATTCTCGAGGGTCTCCATCATTTGCGGATGTGACCGCGGCCGGGCGGCTAGGCGGCAGTAATCGTCGTGCGGTCATTGATCCACTGCATGGCGTCGAGCACGATCTGTGAATCACTCTCCACTGCCGTGCCGTTCAGTTGGACGACGAAGAGCGCGTCCGGACCCGGCACCACAA
Protein-coding regions in this window:
- a CDS encoding universal stress protein, encoding MTSSDAPVVVGIDGSDGALGAARWAGAVAARFGAPLRIVHALPSIGRNLTQTAAALTAAMMSYQRDMAQAFLKAAEEAVRADHPELSVSTDSFNEPADQVLIEASRQARLVVLGGKTVTPAAALLLGSTALSVATRAACPVVAFRGDRVDPGDGPVIVGVDDSPAAQTALETAFEFADRFGQSVNAVRSLSLTAPAETGVTIPLLIDWDGVESAELMALTETVDVHNKNHPGVDAKCFIEPDSPGKAVLKHVDDSGLVVVGSRGRNALAGVLLGSTSLNLLHHSPVPVMICRAQGDSDA
- a CDS encoding universal stress protein; its protein translation is MPEHNLRHGIVVGVDGSPASDNAVSWAAKAAVSRSVELTLVYASPGAASPVWLDVALPQEYWDYQDQQGQEVLDAARRVAADAAGTHPLNIVAKAVPGHAVATLIEYSRQAELVVVGSRGLGKWGRRLLGSVSSSLAHHAHGPVAVIPHDERPSTAPVVVGVDGSPASELATAIAFDEASRRGVELVVLHTWTDLNFEFPSVRWEDLSSEAERALAEQLAGWGERYPDVAVRRVVMPDQPARQLLAQAETAQLVVVGNRGRGGFAGMLLGSVSSAVVHSSTAPVIVARQSN
- a CDS encoding SRPBCC family protein gives rise to the protein MAVQASREAVFDSSPEAIMEVLADVDALPSWSAMHRRVKVIDRYPDGKPHHVKTTLRVLGITDKELLEFHWGDHWMVWDAEPNRQQCGQHVEYNLTPEVDRTRVRFDVIVDLAVPVPEFLIKRAKTLVLDVAIERLRQRVMRNSRHRLI
- a CDS encoding pyridoxal phosphate-dependent aminotransferase, with product MTVQRLQPFAVTIFAEMSALAGRLGAVNLGQGFPDEDGPAEMLKVAQHAISEGHNQYPPGLGIPELRHAIAAQRKRHYGIDYDPDTEVLVTVGATEAIAASVLGLVEPGSEVLVIEPFYDSYSPVIAMAGCVRSAVPLVADGTGFAIDVEGLRRAVTPKTRALILNSPHNPTGAVASDAELRAIAALAIEHDLLVITDEVYEQLVFGVEHLPLAGYPGMAERTVTISSAAKMFNVTGWKIGWACGPTELIAGVRAAKQYLSYVGGGPFQPAVAHALNHEDGWVADLRESFQTKRDRLGNALADIGFEVHDSRGTYFLCADPRPLGYSDSTQFCAELPHTAGVAAIPMSAFCDAEAPHADLWNHLVRFAFCKRNDTMEEAIRRLDVLRRR
- a CDS encoding alkene reductase; this encodes MTYKLNADAALLQPIQVGDTAAANRLFMAPLTRSRADADGTPSPLAAQYYSQRAGAGVIISEATAVAETANGAYLNTPGIYTDRHQQGWAEIADSVHAAGGKMFVQLWHVGRMAHPEISGFEAVAPSAIAADVVTHTPTGKKALQTPRALDTAEIPAIVEQFRTAARRAIDAGMDGVEIHGANGYLLHQFASDVVNQRTDAYGGSPENRARLTAEVVEAVVDEIGAGRVGLRISPGNTAGDMHENDTVGAYEALLARIAPLGLAYLHVLIDPATRTFGVIRALWSGTFVLNTGRASGTDFSALEGYAEWGAISAAAVGRAYLANPDLIDRLILGAELNEPDVSTFYAPGPSGYTDYPSLIEIEEPRSA
- a CDS encoding acetyl-CoA C-acetyltransferase, giving the protein MSEEAFIYEAIRTPRGKQRGGALNEIKPVNLVVGLIEEIRSRYPDLDETLISDVILGVVSPVGDQGGDIARTAGLVAKLPETTGGFQLNRFCASGLEAVNLAAQKVRSGWDDLVLAGGVESMSRVPMGSDGGAWASDPETNYRIGFVPQGIGADLIATIEGFSRDDVDAYAARSQEKAAAAWSGGYFAKSVIPVKDQNGLVVLDHDEHMRPGTTAADLGKLKSAFEGLGAMGGFDDVALQKYHFVEKINHVHTGGNSSGIVDGAGLLLIGSESAGASQNLTPRARIVATATSGADPVIMLTGPTPATKKVLDRAGLTVDDIDLFELNEAFASVVLKFQKDLNIPDEKLNVNGGAIAMGHPLGATGAMITGTMVDELERRGARRALITLCIGGGMGVATIIERV